Genomic window (Phragmites australis chromosome 21, lpPhrAust1.1, whole genome shotgun sequence):
atacaaaagaTTTTtcagtgaatccaattaaaatgggttgcacatagattatggaacacgtaaaaaaagttttaaattttttggagtaGCATGAGATCACCGTtttgaagaagagaaaaagcGAAATTCAAcgcactgctgttactgttcatACCGCGACACTGTTCATGGCCGGGTATGGTGTAACTAtcgtgtgtcgaatacggttgatattcgGTATATGGTGTATCAAATATGCATTACAGTGCTATATTCGGTACCCCGTGTGTCGATATGGCCGGGCTTGTGTATTTTCGGGTACGGTGTATCGAAAGttaattttcggtaaataaggtgccgaatacagatgttaaaattgtaaatacgatggtatattatctatttcgataaatataattacatatgttatctaattttagattttgtcCATACAGTGATATGTATCTATacttatatataatttttgtttttaggaaatttaaaaaatattaaaaggaatattagttgtattaataaatcaactgaaataatttaaaatgtaaagaaaaatatctaaaactcaaaaaaatatgaaacaaattttgttaggttcttATTACTTTCatttacatgttaaaattatgtgcatgtataaaagtattattgttttctctataattaaatgTAAATgtaaaatattgataaattcataaataaatattgagatgttcaaaattggttaatccaatttttctattcttcttttgTTATGCTCTATGAAAATAAAATAGACATGGCGTAGATACGCCAATCACCCTAGTATCCATGGGCTGTCCAAAGATCAACCTATTCAAGGCAATAGTAGCATCAGCTCGATCTGATTTTCTAGTCACGAACCGATCGGTACAGTTACAGAAACGAATGACTGATGAAATATTTCCTGAATAATGCAGGTGAACAGCAATGATCTTTGATGTAGGCCCTATAGATTGCAACAGAGCTGGTAAAGACTAACGAGAGTGGGAACACCAAACAGAATCGCAGGACAGGAACAGGTCAGAAATTTCTATCAGCACACGCAGTTCGGCAGTTACCCTCTTTCGGTCTGACATCTATGGGTATCGCGAAGGATTCAGATACCAGCCTGGATAGATGCAACGCGCTTTTGCTTCCTATCTTCAGCAAGCATGGCGCATgcagaagaacaatggcaactTACAGGCATTTTCAGGTAACGGGAAAGGAAAAGCGCCCTCTTTTGGCAATCGGCAGCAGCCAAAAGCCACCGGTTCTTACAAAATCAGTTCTGGTTCAGAAAATTCTGGTTCAGATTCAGTTCTGGTTTAGAAAATCGTTGCCGATCTCTACTGCCCCATTTGAGGAATCAGTTCTGGTTCAGAAAATTCTGGCAAGTTTAGGGCCTATTTGGCAGAGTTTTCAGAGCAGTTTCTCGGCTGAAATTAgaaggagctctgccaaacagcagctttcagcttttagctacCTGAGTGAAATCCGTGGGAGTAgttctctaaaataaactaaaagttgggagctgaaaaaaaaaacagcttcccctgattcacttcccgcagaGAATCATttcctccatatattttattttagagaatcactttcagccataTAATCACTTTctttagagaatcactccccgtagataatttgaataaaagaaaactctaccaaacagacccttaataTTCTACTGTTCTTACAAAGTCTTTGCAATGTTATACTATACTCACAATGTAGGAGTATAATGCAGAAAAGCCGTCTTTATCCAGACTTGGTATTGATTGGTTCGTGCAAGAAATGCAGCAATCTATGCGGTGAATGAATCAAGCTACTCCGTCTTACTTTTACCGGAACTGTTGTTCTAGTAGCAGTTTGCAGGAACGGAGAAAAATATTCAAGCTGAAGTCCCGATTAATAAGATAAGGAGAGACCGAATTAGACACCCAAGGCCCTCGTCTCGTCTCGTGAGGCGACTCAGGAGTGACTTTCACCCTCCACCTTTCCACCTCGGTCCGGCCGCCACCGTCATTGCCGTTGTGgtttctttctccttctctctcctcctcatcttcctcttcgaGTGACTGCAAGTTGATGCGCCCGACGAGATCATGGTGCGTCGGCGGCCCGATCCACGCACTCGATAGTGCGTTACGGCGGCCCGACTATGTGTTATTTTGGTCGGTGGCGGCCAAAGCTGTTTCTGCTCGTGGGAGATGTCGACACCGATGTGGAGGACGGCGTGGTGGCGGCTGGATTTGCACGGTGAAGACTCGATTGGCGGGATGACAGGAGGTTTCTTCGCGGTGGTGGCCCAAGGAGCACATTTGTCAGGCGTGAAGGTGCGGAGGCCGATGGGGATACAGTCCTACATGATGACGGTTGGTTCAGCGTAGGGGCGAACTGGGAGGTGTCCTAGAGGTAGGGCGACGTGAAGCAACGGTGACGTTTGTGTTCAGAGGTGCGGTGGTGCTTTGCGGAGGACAACGCTGACTGTGATGATACAGTGTGGAATGTCAGGGGTAGGGCGGTAGGCCGGCGACAGGTGCGGTGGTTTGGCAATGTGGTGACTGGCGGTGGGGTGGTGCTTGGCAGTGCAGAGGATGGGTTGTTGCGGTGGTGTAAAGCCTATCAGTAGCGTGACAATAGTGTGAGAGTCGTTGGTGGCTGGCCGTGGTGTTATTGGTAAACATAATTAGTGTTGTCGTTTGTTTTGATTATAGCGTTTTTAGATATCTCTTTGGAATTTTTTCTATATCAATAGAAATAGACATTGTCTTGTGCGGCTTGTTAAAAAATTAAGAAGATATGCAACCTgcttaaaaaaagaagaaaaatagaaggagttcatgagcgCTTTTGCTTGTCGTACGGATAATCGATTCGGCCTTTTCAGAGTTCATCACCGCTAAGTTATCCATTCCAATCACGTCATCATGGGTAACCGCAGTCTTCCTGTGACACGCGGGCCCCACATACATATCTGAACCGGTCAACCTCCCGCCACCCACCGCCTTGCTGCTTCCCGATCCCATTCAACCTCCAATTCCAACCCGCCGCCGCCCACGACTCTTCCACCCCTCTCCTCCGTTTCAATCCCACGAGAGCGAGAGGTCAATCAAAGCCGTGCCGGGTGCGAGGAAGGAACCCAAACGAGGGAGGCGGCCGGGACGGCGATGGAGAACGGCAACCACGGCGGACAGGGGCAGTACCCGCCGTACCAGAACCCGTACCCGCAGCCGCAGCCGTACCCCTACGGGTACCAGTACCCGCCGCCATCCGCCGCTCCGGCCGCGCCCTAcctcgcgccgccgccacccccgGCACAGCAGTACCACTCCGGCCCGCTCCGGCCCTACCCGCCACCGCCGGCGCACGCCTACCCGCCGACGCAGCATCCCTCGCCTTACGGCCACGGGTACGACCCTTACCCCTCATCGTATCCCTCCTACCCGAGCGCCAGCCCGAGCCCGGCGCTCTCCCCGAGCTCCAgcttccaccaccaccacgcctCTGCGCCCGAGCCCCCCTCCCCCGCGCCCTCTGCGCCGTCGTACCCCATCGCGGATGTCCTCGCCACCATGCGCCTTTCCGACCGCTACGACTACGCGTCGTCGCCCTCCGTGCCACCGCCTTCGACCCCCTTCTCGGGCGGCGGGAGCAGCCACGGCGGCGGGATGCAGGTGGTGCCCTACGGCGCGGCCTCGGGGGGAGGGGGGTCGCAGCACGGCAGCGTGAGGGCGTCGCTGAAGGTGGTGCTGCTCCACGGCAGCCTCGACATCTGGGTGCACGACGCGCGGAGCTTGCCCAACAAGGACATGTTCTCCAAGACGGTCGGCGACCTCCTCAGCCCGCACATCACCGGCGCTGTCAGCCACAAGATGTCCAACGCCTCGATGACCAGCGACCCGTACGTCACCGTCCAGGTCTCCTACGCCACTGTCGCGAGGACGTACGTTGTCCCCAATAACGAGAATCCTGTCTGGGCGCAGAACTTCGTCGTGCCCGTCGGGCATGAGGCGGCCGAGGTCCAGTTCGTCGTCAAGGACAGTGATGTCTTCGGTGCTCAGATCATTGGTGCGGTGTCCACCCCTGCCGAGAAGCTTCTGTCTGGGGACAGGATTGAGGGTGTCTACCCCGTACTCGAGCCCAATGGCAAGCCGTGCGCTCCAGGTGCCGTGCTGCGTCTGTCCATACAGTTCATCCCGGTGGCTCGCCTCACAACGTACCACCATGGCGTCGTTGCTGGTCCGGACTGTCACGGTGTGCCACACACTTACTTCCCGCTGCGGCGTGGCATGAAGGTGACCCTGTATCAGGATGCACATGTTCCCGATGGTTGCCTCCCAGACATATGGCTTGACCATGGAGTGCGCTACCAGCATGGGCAGTGCTGGCGCGACATCTTTGATGCCATATGCCAGGCAAGGAAGTTGATTTACATTGTGGGGTGGTCAGTTTTCCACACAATCCACCTCATGAGAGATGGGGCTCAAATTCCCTCACTTGGGGACCTGTTGAAGATGAAGTCACAGGAAGGGGTGCGGGTGCTGCTTCTTGTTTGGGATGATCCAACATCAAGGAACATTCTTGGGTTTAAGACGGTATGGATTATTATCGAGTTGAAAATATGCTGCTTTGAGGTCTTCACGCTACCAGAGAAGCAAAATTTTACATCCACAATTTTCTAATGCTATCAATGTTCTAATACTTAGATGCCTTCTCAAATTTATATAAGTTGCTAAGAAGACGCAGGGTAGCACTAATGATGTTTCTCTGTAATTGAAATCAGCACACCAATTTCTTGATTAAACTGTGCTGCAACTTTTTTTCCCTGAGTAAACTGTGCTGTAACTTTACTTTTGTATTTATTTCTGTGGTGTTCAAGTTAaaggatttgaaaaaaaatatctagctATCATCTGTACTGTATAATATAAAGAGGATATTGCTCAACTCAGTGTCCAGTTTCTCTATCATACAGTTTGGTTGTAACACCCCGCCTAATTGGTAGCTTGTTCACTAGAGACATTCGGTAACATGTTTGCTTTCATATTTCATGATGTTTTAGAATCAATGTGCATCATgcttataaattttttacttATAGGATGGTTTCATGGGCACTCAAGACGAGGTGACACGCAGATTTTTCAAGCATTCTTCAGTTCAAGTATTGCTTTGCCCACGATCTGCTGGGAAGCGACACAGCTGGGTGAAACAGCAGGTTACCTCTAATTCTCAATTGTGATGGCAATGTCGTACAAATTTACCCTTTATGACGAATCATTTGTTTTTGGACACTAAAAGTATCATATCTATCTTTACCATTTATAGAAGTCTACCCCAACCCTGACCAATTTTTTATTAAGTGATCTTGCATTGTATGATCTTTTAGTACCATCTATTTATCTACGAAGTTCGTGTGGACCAGGAAACAGGAACCATTTTTACTCATCATCAGAAAACAGTTATTGTGGATGCTGATGCTGGCAATTATAGGAGAAAGATAATTGCTTTTGTCGGAGGCCTTGATTTATGTGGTGGGCGATATGATACACCTTGGCATCCTCTGTTTCGGAGTCTTCAGACTGTGCACAAGGAGGATTATCACAATCCCAACTTTGCTGTAAGTGTTTCGTTTCTGTGCAGTTTATCGTGTAATAATTCCTGGAATTTTGTTAATGTTGAAAAGGCAGGAACCTTACATGATTTTTGGTTCTTAATTATCAAAAGGAAAGCGATTTGgcataggtttttttttttgcattagcCCTATGTCTTTTTTTGTGGCTATTCTGAAAGTAATTCTTCTTTGCTATTATTTTGCAGACAGTTGATGCCCGTGGCCCAAGGGAACCGTGGCACGACTTGCATTCCAAGATTGACGGTCCTGCTGCTTATGATGTTCTGCAAAACTTTCAGGAGCGTTGGTTAAAGGCGGCCAAACGCCATGGGATTAAAAAGTTGGCAAAATCGTATGATGATGCTCTGCTCAGTATTGAAAGAATTCCAGAGATTATAAACACAAATGATGCAATATATTTTAGTGACAATGATCCAGAGACATGGCATGTTCAGGTATTTATAGTATTCATATAGTTGGAAAGAGGAACATTTGCCCCTCTTGTTATTTCATCTTTCAAGAATTGAACTTTCTTTACTTTGAAATTCAGGTGTTTCGATCTATTGATTCAAACTCTGCCAAGGGATTTCCAAAGGACCCACGAGAAGCAACCAGGAAGGTAATTGTAATATAGTTACCATCTAGCAATGTCGTATTCTGTaggttttgcttttgcttttgactGAACTTCTGCTTTGGCAAACAGAACCTTATTTGTGGGAAGAATGTACTTATTGACATGAGCATACATACAGCTTATGTGCATGCTATCCGGGCAGCCCAacattttatttatattgagaaTCAGTACTTCATTGGTTCTTCATTTAATTGGGATTCAAACAAGGATGTCGGTAAGAATGCAGTGTAAACTTTTGTTTTGTGTTCTTCTATATGATATGATATGATGCAGCACTGATccttccagaaaaaaaaaagtccacAGTCCTTTTTTTTCTATACCTTTCGTACTAAACATCTTATGGCAACACAGAATAATGCCATATTCCTTCATTGATCCCAACTCAGGGTTGCAAATTTTTTCTATCTTTCAGGTGCAAACAAtttaataccaattgaaattgCTCTCAAAATTGCAAACAAGATCAAGGCAAATGAAAGGTTTTCTGCATACATAGTAATTCCTATGTGGCCTGAGGGTAATCCAACAGGTGCTACTACACAAAGAATTCTGTACTGGCAGGTTAGAATTAGCATTTCTGTCATTGCCTTGTGTCTTTAATGTGATCGTGTTGGTGATACCCAGTTTTTTGTATGGTGTAATCAATCTTTGTTTTATTTACACCGCAGAACAAAACCATGCAAATGATGTACGGGACGATATATACGGCCTTGAAAGAAGTAGGCCTGGATGATTTATACGAGCCTCAGGATTATTTAAACTTCTTTTGCCTTGGCAATCGTGAAATTGCTGACAGCACTAGCACTTCAAAGGCGTCACATACAGCAAATAATCCTCAAGTGAGACtgttttcttgttttttgtTCAACAAACTATGCTGAGGATTTGCAGCAGTTTTAATTTGTTTGGCAAAAAACTTTTCAGTTATAGTATTAAATAAAGTAGCTAACACTACATTGAGTTTATGTGACCTTCAAGTGGACTGAGCTCAACagttctctctttttcttggCAAAGTACTGACATGGTTCCGTTAGACTGTATGGTGCACCTTGTACCACAATTTTAAAGATTCAGGTTGTATCTTGCTCTGCTGATGAATTTTACTGGGAATAGCCATATCATACTGGTTCTTAAAGGAGATTGGTATAAGGTCTTGTTGTTTTGACCATACATGAAGGCCAAATGGCCAGTGCATGCACTTGAGATATCTGTAAGAGGCTATTTGGAAAATTAGGATTTCCACTTGAGCTTTTTGTTTAAAAGAATTTAAAGAACCTTTGGGTCAATGACTGAAGAGATTTGACCCAAGTTGCATTGTGTGGGTATTTAACTCAACTGTACCAAAATTACCAGTTACTTTCTGTTAATTTATTACTTTCTCTCACACAATCTATTTTGACACTTGACATGAATTTTTATTTCTGTACGCTGTGCTGTTCTTCCGAGTCTTGCCCTGCATGCAAGCTGAGTCATATATTTTGCACTTACTGTTCAGGAACAAGCTAGGAAAAATAGGAGATTCATGGTATATGTACATTCGAAAGGCATGATTGTGGATGATGAGTACGTGATCATTGGATCAGCTAACATTAACCAGAGATCCATGGAAGGAATAAGAGATACTGAGATTGCGATGGGAGCATATCAGCCACAGTATACATGGGAGAATAAGATCTCTGCTCCCCGTGGACAGGTAATGCCTCATGTCTCAAGCTCACGAATCTCTTGTGTATTATATTTCTGATGACATACAAAACTGATCTGTCCTCATAAGCCATAAGCTTCTATTTTGAGACTGTACTTGTAGTTCGTTATTATACTTTCATGTCTTCACTGCTACTGCTTCGTTAGGGCTATATATTAGTTTTAGTTGTGTCATGTGTCAGGGGCACAATTGATTTCATGACGCAATTGATGCATCTGGAGTTGTACACTAAATCAAATTTGGTGATTTCACGTGTAGATATATGGCTACAGAATGTCACTCTGGGCTGAACATATTGGAGCTATTGAGGAAGACTTTAACCATCCAGAGAGCCTTGAATGCATGAGGCGGGTTCGGAATATTGGCGAAGAGAACTGGAAGCAGTTCATTGCTGATGAGGTGACAGAGATGAGAGGCCACCTCCTGAAGTATCCTATAAGTGTTGACCGTAAAGGCAAGGTGAAGCCGTTGCCTGAATGCCCAACATTCCCAGATTTTGGCGGGAACATTTGTGGCTCATTTCTGGCCATCCAGGAAAACCTCACAATATGAATTTTCTCTGTGCAATTATAAGTATTGCAAGTGACTTCTGGGGTATGCTGGAGAACAGGGATAGTGAGTAGCTTATGCTATTCCTTGAGGGCATGGATAGGTTGAAAATTTTGCAAGCGATATAGGTTGCATGCAAATAGGGGAACTACTAACAGGgcattcttttttcttctcctttttgtaCTTTTTCTTCCTTGTTGTATCTAGTGCATATACCTAGTATATTAATTTGTTACCTGTATCCGGTCCCTGTACAGAAAAATTAATGAGGTTTCATGCCAGATCCCTCTGAGAGATATGGCATTTGTAGCAACTGACAAGAGGTATTTTTCTATTCCACGTAAATCCTGGAAAATTAGTGTCTGCAGTGTAAATGGATCCTGCGGAGTATTTTGAAGTATCGTTGGTAGAATCACTTTTCGGTATTTGATGaaattgcaaattcttttatttcttcatCATGCATTTGCAGCTTAGTTTTTCACTGTTCTTCTGAAACGCTGAGCAATGCATCTCAAGGGGGTGTCAGGGTTTCAGAATTAACAATCAGAAACTAGAGCTATGTCTATAGAAGAGTAAAATGTATGGAGAAAAATAAAGCCTACTCTAAAGCTGGTACCCAGTTACAAATGAGTCGCTTGCATTGTCACCGCCTAGACCATCCTGAAACGATTTGCTCTTAATCATTTCCTCCATCTCTCAGCCTGAATTTTCACACCCATATACCTGCACAGATTCAGACCAGTATATTTACTTCAATAAATCTCATGAGAGTTCAGGAGACAGTTCAGATGCGTCAGAAACGGCGTCATCTTTTTGAACTCTCCAAAAGTACTCGGTTAATTGAGGGAAACTAGGTCATCTTGGGTTACCTTCCGAGCATCATGACGGTGGCCTGCGGATTCGTGCCGGGGGAGTACTTGAAGGTGGAGCTGTCGATCACCCTCAGCCGCTGCACCCCGAACACCCGGTAGTCGTCGTCGACGACGGCGCCGACCTGGCAGCCGCCGTGGTAGTGCCAGATGGTCATGACGGTGTCCTTGCAGTACTGCTCTGGCGAGCGCGAGTCGTTGACGTGCCGCGGCAGCAGGTTGACGGGGAAGTTGGCGGAGTCGGTCAAGATGGACTCGACGGAGGCGTTGGCGTAGGTGAAGTTGGCGAAGGCTCGGGACTGGATCACCCGCTCGATCGTCTCGATGCCGTGCACGCACCGCTCCAGGTCCTCCGCCTCCTGGAAGTAGTTGAACGTCACCGCGGGGTTCGCGCGCGGGTCGGCGGAGCGCAGCTCTATGTGGCCCGAGGAGACCGGGCCCAAGATCTTCTCCAGGATGAAGCCGCCCCGGAACGCCCGCCTGTCCAGCCGCCGCATCGCCTCCGCCGCGCGCTGCAGCGCCTCCGGCGTCCTCTGCTTCGGCGGCAGCGTGCCGAGCTGCCCGGTCTGCCGCACGACGGTCGATCAGTACTGCATTCTCGGCATGGAAGGAAGGATCGAAGGCGCAGGAGATTAAGCCGATCGCACCTGAGGAGAGAACATGCCGAAGTTGCGGGCAAGGCGGCAGGCGCCCTCGGAGACGGGGATGCCGAACTCGGAGCCGCTGACGCCTTCGATGAAGCTGCCGGACCGCGTGATCCCGACGACCTGCACGAGGGAGAGCGCGACGGGCACGGGCGACGGgatgaacaccgagttcatCGGGTTGTCGGCCACGCCCTGCCCGACCATGGGCTGGTCGACCAGCACCTGGATGCCGTGCGCCTCGAGGTGCGCCTGTGGGCCGACGCCGCTCAGCATCAGCAGCTGCGGGCTCCCCAGCGTCCCCGCCGACAGGATCACCTCGTTCTTGGCGCCGTCCCGGAGGTACACCCGATGCTGCACCCCCAGCGGGTCGGTGAACACCACCCCGTATGCCACCGGGTACGGCACCCCCTCTGTCACAGTAGTAACAGTTGCGCAAATTCTTCAGTTAAGAACTGATCGTCTCGTCAGCACTGTGTGAGTGCAGAGGCATGCACGTACCTTGCTGTCTGAAGAGGATCCTTGAGACGGTTGCGTAGAGCAGCACGGTGAGCCCCCCCGGCCGCGCGTGGCGGAGGAAGTCGGCGGCGGTGTGCCGCTGCCCGCTGTTGTCGAAGATGGTGCCCCCGATCTTGGTGCCCGTGACGTGGTCGAACGTGAAGCCATTGTCGGGCGTGACGCCAGCCTCGAGCAGCGCGTCGCGGAGCGCGGCCTGCCAGGGGGGCACGTCGGGGCGGAACACCAGCGCGCGCTCCACCCAGCGGTAGGACGAGTTCACCAGCCGCGCGTCCCACCCGGCGGCGCGCACGTAGTCGTTGCTGGCGCGCGTGTAGAACCCGGCGTTGAGGCAGCTCCCGCCGCCCAGCACCCTCGCGCGCGCATTCACCACGCCGTCCTCCGATATGAACCGCTGCGCGGGGGACGCCAGGGACGTGTCCGCCAGCGCGTCCGTGAAGTGCTGCTGGTTCGACATGTTGCGGTAGGGGAGGCCGCCCCGCTCCAGGAGCAGCACGCGGGAATGCTCCGACAGCGTCGCGGCCAGCGGGCACcccgccgtgccgccgccgacCACGATGTAGTTGTAGTGCGACACCAGGGGCGCGTCCTGTGCGCGCCGCACGAACCACAGGTTCTCGAGTTGTTCTGCACATCACCAGAAGGAGCATATGACCATGGCAATCCACACGTTGCAAAGCTGCAAGATCCAAAGCACACCAGAGCACACGCACCGTCCTCTGAGAGCGCGACGAGGCACAGCGAGCCAAGAACGATGGCCAGAACCAGTGCCACTAAGCTCGCAAGCCCAGGCGCCATTTTCGCAGGCTAACCCAGCAACAGCAGTGATTAGATAGGAGAAAAGTTCGGCTCGTTTATATATCTGGAGTTAGCTCATAGGTAGATCGAGAGTAGATGTCAAATAATGCACGGTTGTTCTACAGTGCAAAGATGAGCTGCGTGTAGAATCCAGGACATGGTAATAGATAAACTAGGGACGCCTCAGCAATaatttgctttgctttgctttgcatGCAGATTTGATGCTGAGCTTTTTACACGGAGCAGAATGATCAGATCGATGAGATCAATTTGTTGTGAGCAGCAAGCAGGAGAGTTTACTTGCCAATCTTGAAATCGTTTTGCACCTGCATGGTTCTCAATGCATAAACAAGTTCGGTCGCTGacgtttggaaaaaaaatcctatgaGACCAGGTCCATGCCTTCATCAAGCTGGACCCTCTCCAAACGGCAACACTTGGCGGCACTAATCTTAATGCACTTATCCTACTAACTACCCTATTAATCTAGGGATTCCATTAACCAACCGTTTCATTTCTTATTCCTATATACAGTCAACAAATATACGATAGGAATCCGCAAACGACTAGGGCTGTTGTTTCCGATTCGCTCCATCAACTAGGGCTCGACCATGGCGTGCTCCCGGTATGCTTCATGGCGGCGTGATCCAGATGACGAGGCCGGGGAAGACGTCGTCGGGGTCCTGGACGTGCGGATTCTTCTCCAGGATATAGGGGTCGCCGCACCTGGCGCTGATGCTGTGCAGCGTCTCGCCCTCCCCCACCACGTAGATCTCCTCGCACGGCCGCGTTGCCAGCCGGGCCCCGCGCACCACCAGCCCCCCTCCGCGCTCTTCCCCCGCGCCGGCGAGCGAccccaccaccagcagcagcagcgcggcCAGCGCCAGCCCGCACCACCACGACGCCGCGTCTGCCGTCCCCGACCGCCGCCGCTCTCCGGCCATCACCAGTGATTAATGTCTACACTATAGAGAATACAGTGTGGCTGCGGCAATTCCTGCAACAACAAGACACAGTTTGCAGTGTGTTTGTCCCAAGTCTTTGCTCTGCTGACTGCTGAGCCTGCTCTGCTTGGTGCGTGTGTGTTTGGAGTAGCTAGGGGGCAGGAGGTTTATATAGATGAGGGGACTCATGGATGGAAGTGGAATT
Coding sequences:
- the LOC133903045 gene encoding phospholipase D gamma 1-like, giving the protein MENGNHGGQGQYPPYQNPYPQPQPYPYGYQYPPPSAAPAAPYLAPPPPPAQQYHSGPLRPYPPPPAHAYPPTQHPSPYGHGYDPYPSSYPSYPSASPSPALSPSSSFHHHHASAPEPPSPAPSAPSYPIADVLATMRLSDRYDYASSPSVPPPSTPFSGGGSSHGGGMQVVPYGAASGGGGSQHGSVRASLKVVLLHGSLDIWVHDARSLPNKDMFSKTVGDLLSPHITGAVSHKMSNASMTSDPYVTVQVSYATVARTYVVPNNENPVWAQNFVVPVGHEAAEVQFVVKDSDVFGAQIIGAVSTPAEKLLSGDRIEGVYPVLEPNGKPCAPGAVLRLSIQFIPVARLTTYHHGVVAGPDCHGVPHTYFPLRRGMKVTLYQDAHVPDGCLPDIWLDHGVRYQHGQCWRDIFDAICQARKLIYIVGWSVFHTIHLMRDGAQIPSLGDLLKMKSQEGVRVLLLVWDDPTSRNILGFKTDGFMGTQDEVTRRFFKHSSVQVLLCPRSAGKRHSWVKQQETGTIFTHHQKTVIVDADAGNYRRKIIAFVGGLDLCGGRYDTPWHPLFRSLQTVHKEDYHNPNFATVDARGPREPWHDLHSKIDGPAAYDVLQNFQERWLKAAKRHGIKKLAKSYDDALLSIERIPEIINTNDAIYFSDNDPETWHVQVFRSIDSNSAKGFPKDPREATRKNLICGKNVLIDMSIHTAYVHAIRAAQHFIYIENQYFIGSSFNWDSNKDVGANNLIPIEIALKIANKIKANERFSAYIVIPMWPEGNPTGATTQRILYWQNKTMQMMYGTIYTALKEVGLDDLYEPQDYLNFFCLGNREIADSTSTSKASHTANNPQEQARKNRRFMVYVHSKGMIVDDEYVIIGSANINQRSMEGIRDTEIAMGAYQPQYTWENKISAPRGQIYGYRMSLWAEHIGAIEEDFNHPESLECMRRVRNIGEENWKQFIADEVTEMRGHLLKYPISVDRKGKVKPLPECPTFPDFGGNICGSFLAIQENLTI
- the LOC133903046 gene encoding protein HOTHEAD-like, which produces MAPGLASLVALVLAIVLGSLCLVALSEDEQLENLWFVRRAQDAPLVSHYNYIVVGGGTAGCPLAATLSEHSRVLLLERGGLPYRNMSNQQHFTDALADTSLASPAQRFISEDGVVNARARVLGGGSCLNAGFYTRASNDYVRAAGWDARLVNSSYRWVERALVFRPDVPPWQAALRDALLEAGVTPDNGFTFDHVTGTKIGGTIFDNSGQRHTAADFLRHARPGGLTVLLYATVSRILFRQQEGVPYPVAYGVVFTDPLGVQHRVYLRDGAKNEVILSAGTLGSPQLLMLSGVGPQAHLEAHGIQVLVDQPMVGQGVADNPMNSVFIPSPVPVALSLVQVVGITRSGSFIEGVSGSEFGIPVSEGACRLARNFGMFSPQTGQLGTLPPKQRTPEALQRAAEAMRRLDRRAFRGGFILEKILGPVSSGHIELRSADPRANPAVTFNYFQEAEDLERCVHGIETIERVIQSRAFANFTYANASVESILTDSANFPVNLLPRHVNDSRSPEQYCKDTVMTIWHYHGGCQVGAVVDDDYRVFGVQRLRVIDSSTFKYSPGTNPQATVMMLGRYMGVKIQAERWRK
- the LOC133903047 gene encoding uncharacterized protein LOC133903047, whose amino-acid sequence is MAGERRRSGTADAASWWCGLALAALLLLVVGSLAGAGEERGGGLVVRGARLATRPCEEIYVVGEGETLHSISARCGDPYILEKNPHVQDPDDVFPGLVIWITPP